In Candidatus Paceibacterota bacterium, the sequence CTTTGGTTACATGCCGACGAACATCTATCTCTGCGCCGCCGCCTACCAGACCGCCGACAATGGCGTTCTGGCCGCCCAATGCCCCGCCGGCACCGGCCCGGATATTGACCCTGGCGAGTTCTTTGTCATCCCGACCGCGGCGCTGCACGACAACAATGCGGACGGCAAGTTCGACCGCCTTGACCCGGCGTTGGGATTCACATTGCAGAACCTGCAAGTTGGCGCCAGCGGGTATGCGGTCAACTGGGCCGCCATGCCGGGTCATTCTTACCAAGTTGAGTGGACTGCGTTCCTCGGCGGCGCCTGGAGCAACCTGCCTGGCGGGCTTACCACCGCCGGCCCGCTCCAGCTTATCCTCTCCTGCACCGACCCAGTGCCGCCGGCAGCCGCCACTCAACGATTCTACCGGGTAAGGCTGCTCCCTTAGATTTTCAATTCATAAATCACCGCGCATGATAAAACACATGAACACATACATTATCCGCCGCCGTTCAGGATGGCTGGCCCTCGCCTGCGTTCTTCTGGCCACCTCGCTCTTCCCGCTTCACGCCGACCCCGCGCGGGTGGCCCGCTCCGTCCCGCCGTGGGTCCGCGATGGAGTCGTCTATGAGATTTTCCCCCGCAATTTCTCCCCGGAGGGCAATTTCAACGGCATCACCGCGCGCCTCGACGACCTTAAGGACCTTGGCGTTAATATCCTCTGGCTCATGCCCATTCATCCGCTGGGCGAGAAGCTGCGCAAGGGCACCCTCGGCAGTCCCTACGCCGTGCGCGACTACTACGCCATCAATCCTGATTACGGCACCGAGGCCGATTTGAAGCGCCTGGTTTCCGAAGCCCACAAGCGCGGGCTCAAGGTCATTATTGACGTGGTGGCGAACCACACCGCCTGGGACAGCGTGCTGATGGCGCACCCGGAGTTCTACAAGCAGGACGCCAGCGGGAAGATCATCCCGCCAGTCAAGGAATGGACCGACGTTGCCGGCCTGAACTACCAGAATCCCAAGCTGCGAGAGTACATGATCGGCATGCTCAAGCACTGGATTGATCCCGGCACATTCGACCTCGACGGCTTCCGATGCGACGTCGCCTACGAAGTGCCGACCAGCTTCTGGGAAGAAGCCCGCGCCGAGCTGATGAAGGTCAAGCCCGACATCTTCATGCTGGCCGAAGCCAGCAAACCCGAGCTGCTCTACCAGGCCTTCGACGCGGACTACTCGTGGCCGTTGCACGGCACTTTGAATGAGGTGCTGCTGCGCGGCGCGCCAGCCTCCGAGTTCAAACGGTCGTGGGAGGAAAGCCGGAAGCAGTTTCCCCAAGGCTCCCTGCACGTGCGGTTCTCGGACAACCACGACGAGGCGCGCGCCGTGGCCCGCTTCGGGGCCAAAGGCGCGCTTGCGGCCTCGGCGCTGATGTTCACGCTCGACGGCGTACCGCTGCTCTATAACGGCATGGAGGTCGGCGACGCGACCGAATCCGGCGACCCCGCCCTGTTTGAGAAGCTGCCGGTCTTCTGGAAGCCCAAGGAGCGCCCGCCGCTCCGCCAGATTTATCAAGGCCTGATCCGGCTGCGCAAAGCATACCCCGTCTTCCGCAACGACCGTGTCATCTGGCTGCGCAACTCGGACGAGGCGAACCTGGTGACCCTCATGCGTCTGGACAGCAAGGACGAATTTGTAGTGGTCATCAACTTTTCAAACCGCCCCGTTATCGGCTGGGTGGAGGTGATGCACGACCGGGAGTTCCAGCCGGTCAAGATGGCTGGCATGCCCGAACCGCCCTCGGATTGCTTCCCGCTTTTCCGCCTCAACGGCTTCGAGTGGCGCATTTATCATCGCACAGTGAAGTAGCGCAGGGCTCTCCCTTTGCCATTCCCCCCGTCTTCCCGGCGCCCCGGCAGATGAGCGAAATCCTGCTGCTCCGCAGTTGAAGCGCCTCGAGGAGGCCTGCGGCTACTGTGTCCTGACTCGATAAGACCTTTTGTCGGATGCCCCCGTATTGGTGTCAGTGAAGGTAAACGAACCGTCTGGAGGCGTATTGCTGCCGATTGGAATCCAAGCGCCTGACACTGCCAGGTTGGTTTTGGCCTCGATCACATGCAAACGGCCGCTTACGCCCTGGACATCGAAACTTAACTGGCCCGGGGCGGAGACGCGCGGGCTGCTCAACAGAGCTGGTGCAGGAGGCGGGTTGGTGATGACGAGAGCGCCTTGCATGGCAGCGTGAATCTGGCAGATATAGGCCAGTGAATTGGGTGCATTCAGGGGCACCGAGAAGGTTAGCGTTCCGTTGTCTATTCCGTTTCCCGTCACTCCGCTATTGTACGCGGCTGTGGTGCCGGTTACGGCGTTGGTTTTTATCCAGAATGGATGGCCTGTTGCGGCGATGGCGAATGAGTAAGTTTGTCCGCGGATCAGTGTGAGGGTGGGGTCATTCACACCGTTGATTCGGTAGTCACTGATGCCATTATTGACGACATTGAAGTCGGCCCCCGCACCGCGCTGGGCAACCAGTATTCCGGGAAGGACCAGGAACAGTCCAATCCCCTTCCTGATCTTAGTCATTGGAAGTACCATAGGCTCCCAATACACCAGGTCAAGCCGCGGTTCTCGAACTGTCGGCCGGCGGCTCGTGGACGGTGTTGGCCGGACAGGACCGTTTGTCGTGGACCAGATTAGGATTCAAGGAGCTGTTCAAGCTCCTTGAGCAACTGCTCGAAGAGCGCCATGGCGTCCTCGATCGGTTTGGGCGAAGTCATGTCCACGCCGGCGACCTTGAGCATGTCAATCGCGTACATGCTGTTGCCGGTCTTGAGGAACTTCATCCACTGGTCGCGGGCGCCCGGCTCGTTGCCGAGGATGCGTTTGGCAATGGCGGCCGCGGCGCAATAGCTGTCCGCGTAGCGGTAAACGTAATAGCCCCGGTAATAATGCGGGATGCGCAGGCATTCCACATCCAGCTCCGGATCAATGGCGAAGTCGGGGCCGTAGTAGCGAACATACTGGTCGTGGCAGAGCTTCATCAGGACCTCGGCGGTCATCGGCTCGCCCTTCTCGGCCAGCGTGTGCGCGGCGCGGTCGAACTCCGCAAACTGAGTCTGGCGGAAAAGGGTGCCGCGCATGTCTTCGAGCATCTGGTTGATGAGAAATGCCCGCTCCTTTCGGTCTTTAGTCTGCTCAAGCATGGACTTCTTGAACACGATCTCAGCCGCGGTCGAGGCTACCTCGGCGGTGAACATGGGATAGCCGGCGTAGATCGGCGGCTGGTTCTGGGCGGCAAACCAGCTCTGGGTCGCATGCCCCAATTCGTGCGCCACCGTAGAGACGTCGTGGAACTTGCCCTTGTAGTTAAGCAGCACGTAAGGCGCAGAGAGATACGTGCCCATGTTGTAGGCGCCGCTGCGCTTGCCTTTGTTTTCATAGACATCAATCCAGCGCGAGTCGAAGGCCTGCTTCATCACCCCGACGTACTCCGGCCCGAAGGGCTTGACCCCGTTCAGGACCAGGTCTCGCCCCTTCTCATACGGGTAATCGCGCTCGGGCACATCCACCAGGTTCACGTAGAGATCGTAGAAGTGCACCTGGTCGAGCTTGAGCACGCGCTTTTTGAGCGCCACGTAACGGTGCAGCAATCCCACGTGGTCATTCACCGTCCTGACCAGGTTGTCATACACCCCGAGCGGGAGGTTCTCCGCGTCGAGCGCGCGGTGGAGACAGGTGGGGTAGCCGCGGGCCTTGGAGTAGAACCAGTCCCTCTGCATAGCGCCGGCCAGGGTCGCGGCCAGCGTGCTCTTCACATCCAGGAAGCTGTTGTGCAACGCGAGAAACGCGTCGTGCCGGTAGCGGCGGTCCTTGGACTGCATGGCCTGGCTGAAGGACGAGGTGGTGATCTCGATATCCCGGTTCTCCGCGTCCTTGACCGTGCGCCAGCGCAGCTCGGTGTTGCTGAGCAGGCCGAAGGACTCGCTCGACGCGTCCGTGGCTTTGCCGGACATGGCCAGCAGTTCTTCTTCGCGGGCGGACAGGATGTGCGCCTTGGTCCGGAGCAGGTCGTCGAAGTAATGCTGATAGACTCTCAACTCGGCGCCCCCCAGCCAGCCGCGGAGCCGATCTTCCGGAATTCGTAGCAGCTCGGGCTGGAACCAGGAGCTCCCTTCGTCCCACTTGACCGCCAGCGTTTGCGCGCGCTGGTAGAGCGCCTGGGCGGCGGGGACGCGCATGTCTTCGTCGCGTTTCATCGCCGCATAGGCATAGAGCTTCTCGAGCTGGATATTGGCCTGGTCCCGCGATTGGAGAGCGGCCAGCAGGTTGCTGGCGGATTGGCCGGTGGTTCCTTTCCTGGCGGCAAACTCGGTCACGAGCGAGGAGACCTGCTGGTAATGCTCCTCCCATTGCTCCGGCGAGGCATACATTTTGCCGAGGTCCCACTTGTAGCGGTCCTCGATCGTTGAGCGTTCCGGGGTGGTGCTGGCGGCGGGCAGGGCGGAGGTCATAGCCAGAAGAGCAATGGAAGTGCAGCGCCGCAACCGGGCGCTCGGAATGGTTAATGTTGTCATTTTGCGCATCAAGTTCAGACGCATGCTTGCGGATACCATTGGCTCAAACTCAAACTTTCGCAAGCGGCGCGCCGCTCGACGCAGACAGGCTACACGATCGGCAATCGTGGTTCCAGCCCCAAGCGGGGGACTTGCCGGCAAGGCCGGGCAGCACCGGCTCGGCCCGGCACGCCGGGCCCTGCCTGCCCCAAGCGACGTCCCAGCCAGACCTTTGGCGCTAGCCACCAGCACCCCCCTCAAGCTACCCTTCCGGAGGAACTGAGACAGACCGATGACGCCGCCACCTAACACTCCGCTTCCTGAACTTGAGGAGCGCCTGCGCTTTGAGACGCTCATTGCCGATCTCTCGTCGAAGTTCGTCAACCTGCCTCCCGGACAGGTGGACCACGAAATTGAGGATGCCCAGCGCCGCGTTTGCGAGTCTCTCGGGTTGGATCTTTGCACGCTTTGGCAGGTATCGGCTGATGCCCCGGAAGTGATCACTCTGACCCATCTCTATCGCCCGCTGGGAGGCCCGCCGGTGCCTGAGCGGATGAACGCACTGGAACACTTTCCCTGGTGCCTGGAGGAGGTGAGAGCGGGGAGAATCATTGCCTTGGCTTCGCTGGCCGAGGCGCCGGCGGAAGCGGCCCGCGACCTGAAGAGTTGGCGCCATTACGGCACCAAGTCCAGTCTGACCATCCCGCTTTCAGCCGGGGGAGGACCAACACTGGGCGCGCTTTCATTCAATACGGTCCGGGAGGAAAGCCCCTGGCCGGAGGAGATCGTGAAACGCCTTCAACTGGTCGCGCAGATCTTTGCCAACGCGCTGGCCCGCAAGCGCTACGACCAGGCGTTGCTCGAGAGCGAAGAGCAGTTGCGCATGTCTCTGGACGCGGCGGGCATGGGGGCGTGGAGCATGGACCGCCAATCCCGGCAGGTCTGGGCCTCGGGCAGTGAGCGGGCGCTGTTCGGGTTCAGCCGAGATGTTCTCTTGACCCAAGAGAGCTTTCTGGAGGTGATCCATCCCGAGGAACGCGAGTCTGTCCGCGGGGCGGTCGAGAATACCCTGCGCACCGAGACCCCCCTGTTCGTTGAGTACCGGATCGTGCTGCCGGACGGAGAAGTTCGCTGGATTCGGGCGCGCGGCCAGCTCTCCCACGGCGGGAAACGAGATCAGGGCCGGCTGATGGGGGTGTCTGTGGACATCACCACGGCCAAACGGGCCGAGGAAGCGCTGCGTGAAACCCAGACGACCCTGAATGAGATCATCGACAGCACCGGCGATCTGATTTGGAGCGTGGACCCCGTTTCATTCGGCCTCATGACATTTAACCGGGGCTTACGGGATTACTTCCTGCAGGGCCGGGGCATCCGTATCGAGCCGGGGATGCGGCCGCAAGAACTGTTTCCGGCAGGCGAATATGTGGAGCGGTGGCGCGCGTTTTACCAACGGGCGATACAGCAGGGCCCTTTCACGATCGAATACCTGACTTACACGCACACCCGGACCTTGCTCCTGAGCTTTAGCGTCCTCAGGCGGGACGGCAAGATTTTCGGGGTGTCGGCCTTTGGAAAGGACATTACGGAGCTGAAGAACGCCGCGAGGGAGGCGCAGGAACTGCGGAGCAGCCTGGCTCGCTCGGGCCGGGTGACGTTGCTGGGGCAACTGGCTTCCGCGCTCGCCCACGAACTCAGTCAGCCGCTCGGGGCCATCCTGCGCAATGCCGAGGCGGCTGAGCTCATGCTTGGAATGCCTTCGCCCGACTGGGAGGAGCTGCGCGCCATCGTTAAGGACATTCGCACGGACGACCAACGGGCGGGCCAGGTGATTGACCGGCTGCGGTCGTTGCTCAAACGGCGCAGCCTCGACCTGCAACCGGTCGCGCTGGATGACGTGATCGCCGAGGTCCTGTCGCTGGTGCAATCCGATGCCGCAGCTCGCCGGGTGAAGCTGGGTTACTTCGCCGCTCCGGGTCTGCCGAGCACCCGGGGCGACCGCATTCATCTTCAGCAGGTACTGCTCAACCTGCTGCTTAACGCCATGGACGCGCTGGGT encodes:
- a CDS encoding alpha-amylase family glycosyl hydrolase, with protein sequence MNTYIIRRRSGWLALACVLLATSLFPLHADPARVARSVPPWVRDGVVYEIFPRNFSPEGNFNGITARLDDLKDLGVNILWLMPIHPLGEKLRKGTLGSPYAVRDYYAINPDYGTEADLKRLVSEAHKRGLKVIIDVVANHTAWDSVLMAHPEFYKQDASGKIIPPVKEWTDVAGLNYQNPKLREYMIGMLKHWIDPGTFDLDGFRCDVAYEVPTSFWEEARAELMKVKPDIFMLAEASKPELLYQAFDADYSWPLHGTLNEVLLRGAPASEFKRSWEESRKQFPQGSLHVRFSDNHDEARAVARFGAKGALAASALMFTLDGVPLLYNGMEVGDATESGDPALFEKLPVFWKPKERPPLRQIYQGLIRLRKAYPVFRNDRVIWLRNSDEANLVTLMRLDSKDEFVVVINFSNRPVIGWVEVMHDREFQPVKMAGMPEPPSDCFPLFRLNGFEWRIYHRTVK
- the pepF gene encoding oligoendopeptidase F: MTSALPAASTTPERSTIEDRYKWDLGKMYASPEQWEEHYQQVSSLVTEFAARKGTTGQSASNLLAALQSRDQANIQLEKLYAYAAMKRDEDMRVPAAQALYQRAQTLAVKWDEGSSWFQPELLRIPEDRLRGWLGGAELRVYQHYFDDLLRTKAHILSAREEELLAMSGKATDASSESFGLLSNTELRWRTVKDAENRDIEITTSSFSQAMQSKDRRYRHDAFLALHNSFLDVKSTLAATLAGAMQRDWFYSKARGYPTCLHRALDAENLPLGVYDNLVRTVNDHVGLLHRYVALKKRVLKLDQVHFYDLYVNLVDVPERDYPYEKGRDLVLNGVKPFGPEYVGVMKQAFDSRWIDVYENKGKRSGAYNMGTYLSAPYVLLNYKGKFHDVSTVAHELGHATQSWFAAQNQPPIYAGYPMFTAEVASTAAEIVFKKSMLEQTKDRKERAFLINQMLEDMRGTLFRQTQFAEFDRAAHTLAEKGEPMTAEVLMKLCHDQYVRYYGPDFAIDPELDVECLRIPHYYRGYYVYRYADSYCAAAAIAKRILGNEPGARDQWMKFLKTGNSMYAIDMLKVAGVDMTSPKPIEDAMALFEQLLKELEQLLES
- a CDS encoding ATP-binding protein; its protein translation is MTPPPNTPLPELEERLRFETLIADLSSKFVNLPPGQVDHEIEDAQRRVCESLGLDLCTLWQVSADAPEVITLTHLYRPLGGPPVPERMNALEHFPWCLEEVRAGRIIALASLAEAPAEAARDLKSWRHYGTKSSLTIPLSAGGGPTLGALSFNTVREESPWPEEIVKRLQLVAQIFANALARKRYDQALLESEEQLRMSLDAAGMGAWSMDRQSRQVWASGSERALFGFSRDVLLTQESFLEVIHPEERESVRGAVENTLRTETPLFVEYRIVLPDGEVRWIRARGQLSHGGKRDQGRLMGVSVDITTAKRAEEALRETQTTLNEIIDSTGDLIWSVDPVSFGLMTFNRGLRDYFLQGRGIRIEPGMRPQELFPAGEYVERWRAFYQRAIQQGPFTIEYLTYTHTRTLLLSFSVLRRDGKIFGVSAFGKDITELKNAAREAQELRSSLARSGRVTLLGQLASALAHELSQPLGAILRNAEAAELMLGMPSPDWEELRAIVKDIRTDDQRAGQVIDRLRSLLKRRSLDLQPVALDDVIAEVLSLVQSDAAARRVKLGYFAAPGLPSTRGDRIHLQQVLLNLLLNAMDALGEAATKEPRVQVAVGRAGDGGVEVRVCDNGPGIPGELLERLFEPFFTTKTNGMGIGLPVSKTIIEAHQGRIWAENRPEGGACFCFTLPVNSGEAQGAKSDKRLTAR